From Leptodactylus fuscus isolate aLepFus1 chromosome 11, aLepFus1.hap2, whole genome shotgun sequence, one genomic window encodes:
- the LOC142184252 gene encoding syntaxin-3-like, translated as MKDRLEELKNRIHNDDLLDYNEHLAFDNPVFQDGETNDMDIFFQEISNLSQALKKLKTLAETIENKQEEVLCSTTEAKICEGKKELGVMKNLLTTEAKTLQSQLSLMKNSLAQDNKNWMVEHRIRQSQFTVLTNRFREIMTQHYINETRYVGKLKDQIVRQAELAGLELQEEEINELIGSPKAPQIVGHDLEILKAKQHLAMAQERHKQLLDLEVQITELHSLFIQLDLLVSEQEDVINNIEYNVLNTMDYISQSKEQVKKALKYQRQSRIAAAISAVLGLCACCTCLSCMSGAVR; from the coding sequence ATGAAGGACAGGCTGGAGGAACTGAAGAACAGAATTCATAATGATGACCTCTTGGACTATAATGAACACCTGGCCTTTGATAACCCCGTCTTCCAGGATGGTGAGACTAACGATATGGACATATTCTTCCAGGAGATCTCCAACCTGTCCCAGGCCCTGAAGAAGCTAAAAACGTTGGCCGAAACCATTGAAAACAAACAAGAGGAAGTACTCTGCAGCACCACCGAAGCCAAAATCTGTGAGGGCAAGAAGGAGTTAGGGGTCATGAAGAACCTGCTCACGACCGAGGCCAAGACCCTGCAATCCCAACTCAGCCTGATGAAGAACAGCCTAGCCCAAGACAATAAGAACTGGATGGTGGAACACCGAATACGGCAAAGTCAATTTACCGTCTTAACCAACAGATTCCGGGAGATCATGACCCAGCATTACATCAACGAGACCCGGTATGTGGGGAAATTGAAGGACCAGATTGTGAGACAAGCGGAGCTAGCCGGCCTGGAACTCCAGGAAGAGGAAATCAATGAACTGATCGGGAGTCCGAAGGCTCCTCAGATTGTCGGCCATGACCTCGAGATTCTTAAAGCAAAGCAACATCTGGCCATGGCCCAGGAGAGGCACAAGCAGCTGCTGGACCTGGAGGTCCAGATAACAGAGCTGCACTCCCTCTTTATCCAGCTGGATTTGTTGGTATCGGAACAGGAagatgtgataaataatatagagTACAATGTCCTGAACACCATGGACTACATCTCGCAGTCCAAGGAACAAGTGAAGAAGGCACTGAAGTACCAGAGACAGTCACGCATTGCCGCTGCCATATCTGCTGTGCTAGGACTCTGTGCATGTTGTACCTGTCTGTCCTGTATGTCTGGAGCCGTGCGGTAA